The following are encoded in a window of Fusarium verticillioides 7600 chromosome 6, whole genome shotgun sequence genomic DNA:
- a CDS encoding pirin (iron-binding nuclear protein): MPELRTISKIFTALEQSEGAGARVRRSIGSRQQRNFSPFLMLDYMKGGNGAGFPDHPHRGQETVTYILKGAIEHEDFAGNKGILNAGDLQFMTAGRGIMHSEQPVEGSDGGDSMGLQLWVDLPKHLKMCEPRYRDLRSSEIPNVHLDDGKVLVKVISGKVGDVDSVKDLSYTPVWYLDVEIHPGGTLVQALPKDWNAFSYIFEGSADFASDTGVLTRVDQHGTVLYEPGADVVSIHVPESQDTSARLLIIAGQILDQPIVQHGPFVSTSADGIRQAFEDFYEGKNGFERAKGWQSDNTKRRMSI, translated from the coding sequence ATGCCGGAATTAAGAACAATCAGTAAAATCTTTACAGCCCTCGAACAGTCCGAAGGCGCTGGAGCTAGAGTACGACGCTCCATTGGCAGCCGACAACAGCGCAACTTCTCGCCATTCCTCATGCTTGACTACATGAAGGGCGGCAATGGTGCAGGGTTCCCCGATCATCCACACCGAGGACAAGAAACAGTTACCTACATCCTCAAGGGCGCTATCGAGCATGAGGATTTTGCTGGAAACAAGGGCATTTTGAATGCTGGAGACTTGCAGTTTATGACTGCGGGCAGAGGCATTATGCATTCCGAACAGCCCGTCGAGGGCTCTGATGGAGGCGATAGTATGGGCCTACAGCTGTGGGTCGACCTCCCAAAACATCTCAAGATGTGTGAGCCCAGATATCGAGATTTGAGATCCAGCGAGATCCCGAACGTGCATCTAGACGATGGCAAGGTTCTGGTCAAGGTTATATCAGGCAAGGTCGGCGACGTCGATAGTGTCAAAGACTTGTCATATACCCCTGTGTGGTATTTAGATGTTGAGATTCACCCAGGTGGCACGCTGGTCCAAGCACTACCTAAGGATTGGAACGCATTCTCCTATATCTTTGAGGGTTCTGCCGATTTCGCATCTGACACCGGAGTCTTGACAAGGGTGGATCAACATGGCACGGTGCTATACGAACCAGGAGCAGATGTCGTTTCTATCCATGTTCCTGAAAGCCAAGATACCAGCGCTCGCCTTCTCATTATCGCCGGCCAGATCCTCGACCAGCCAATCGTTCAGCATGGACCATTTGTATCAACTAGTGCTGATGGTATTCGTCAGGCTTTCGAAGATTTCTACGAGGGTAAGAATGGATTTGAGAGAGCAAAGGGATGGCAGAgtgacaacaccaagcgcAGAATGAGTATATAG
- a CDS encoding murein transglycosylase → MTTGILKTDCDRIVDANGDAVLLRGTALGGWMLMENFMNGFPGREHQIRAALLKVLGQEKHDFFFDKFLEYFFGEKDAEFLASLNFNCLRLCLNYRHFEDDMNPFVIKEEGFKHVDRVINLCAKYGIYTILDLHALPGGQNQDWHCDNPTGYAAFWDHKHFQDRAINLWEHIARRYKGNPWVAGYNPMNEPADVEWTRLLAFYDRIVPAIRNIDPDHILFLEGNTFSMDFTGFDRVWDNSVYAIHDYCGFGFPNRIGRFQGTKEQESYIRRMYDRKVEFMKKHNVPIWNGEFGPIYERKEYNPDWEVQNQERYNMLDRQMAIYTSESIAWSIWAYKDVNVMGMTHVSPDSAWLKLLGPIIKKKRNLAVDSWAYDDAHLQDGLFGPLHQWFEDNVPTQYSKKYPWQWRMHMHVFRGIRGITMAEYMIPEWADYFKGKSFEELDELAASWKYENCMQREQLNELLKTYAPMKAGDKRLEGKVIESEGTASDVASKEASVSGVGIFELSPEEKLKAELKKQQQPQAQPIPVAA, encoded by the exons ATGACTACCGGAATCCTAAAGACAGACTGCGATCGCATCGTTGACGCAAACGGCGATGCAGTACTCTTGCGCGGT ACTGCCCTCGGCGGGTGGATGCTCATGGAGAACTTCATGAACGGCTTCCCCGGACGAGAACACCAGATCCGAGCCGCGCTCCTCAAGGTGCTAGGCCAAGAGAAAcacgacttcttcttcgacaaaTTCCTCGAATATTTCTTCGGTGAAAAGGATGCTGAATTCCTTGCTTCGCTAAACTTCAATTGTCTGCGACTATGTCTTAATTACAGACActttgaagatgacatgAACCCTTTCGTTATCAAGGAAGAGGGTTTCAAGCATGTTGACCGAGTCATCAATCTT TGCGCCAAATATGGCATCTATACCATCCTCGATCTTCACGCCCTACCAGGTGGACAGAACCAGGATTGGCACTGTGACAACCCGACCGGATATGCCGCCTTCTGGGACCACAAACACTTCCAAGACAGAGCGATCAACCTTTGGGAACATATTGCTCGGAGATATAAGGGAAATCCATGGGTTGCTGGATATAATCCCATGAACGAGCctgctgatgttgagtgGACCCGCCTATTGGCTTTCTACGACCGTATCGTGCCGGCGATTAGGAATATTGATCCTGACcatatcttgttcttggaaggCAACAC TTTCAGCATGGACTTTACAGGCTTCGACCGGGTATGGGACAACTCGGTGTACGCCATCCATGACTATTGCGGCTTTGGGTTCCCGAACCGAATCGGTAGGTTCCAAGGTACAAAAGAACAGGAGAGCTACATTCGCAGAATGTACGATCGCAAGGTAGAGTTCATGAAGAAGCATAACGTGCCAATCTGGAATG GTGAATTCGGTCCCATCTACGAAAGAAAGGAGTACAACCCAGATTGGGAAGTCCAGAACCAAGAACGATACAATATGCTGGATCGACAGATGGCGATCTACACTTCGGAGAGCATTG CGTGGTCCATCTGGGCCTACAAAGACGTCAACGTCATGGGTATGACCCATGTCTCCCCAGACTCCGCCTGGCTCAAACTCCTCGgacccatcatcaagaaaaAACGCAATCTTGCCGTCGACTCATGGGCCTACGACGACGCACATCTCCAAGACGGCCTCTTCGGCCCACTACACCAATGGTTCGAAGATAATGTCCCAACACAATACTCCAAGAAGTATCCCTGGCAATGGCGCATGCACATGCACGTCTTCCGCGGTATCCGAGGTATCACCATGGCTGAGTATATGATCCCCGAGTGGGCTGATTACTTCAAGGGCAAGAGCTTTGAGGAACTGGATGAGCTTGCTGCGAGCTGGAAGTATGAGAATTGCATGCAGAGGGAGCAGTTgaatgagcttctgaagacatATGCGCCCATGAAGGCTGGTGATAAGAGGCTGGAAGGAAAGGTTATTGAGTCAGAAGGTACTGCTAGTGATGTGGCCTCGAAGGAGGCTTCTGTCTCAGGTGTGGGTATCTTTGAGTTGTCGCcggaggagaagctgaaagctgagctcaagaagcaacaacaaccacaaGCTCAGCCTATACCTGTCGCAGCATAG